The Mycoplasma sp. 1654_15 genome contains a region encoding:
- the iolG gene encoding inositol 2-dehydrogenase, translating to MNFKVGIIGGGRIGYVHSNAINKFVDNAQVVAIADAYLSKENKEKFEKLGIKTFYTDYKEMLQNPDIDVIYICSPTDTHHTYSIEALEAGKHVFCEKPVAFDLDKILEVEKVVKKTKKHFTVGHNRRFDHNFLALKEAILNETVGKIVQLRVTSRDPGLPPYEYIKKSGGIFLDMMIHDLDMVLFLTNKKVESIYATGSALIDPEIKNLDDIDTAVVVLNFEDGSMATIENCRQTSYGYDQRVEIHGTKANIKIENDTNSTLIISSDQGVAKEKPLYFFLERYHNAYIKENKDFFEAIASKKEVKVSIQDGYNAVLLAKAATKSLKEKRVVKISEFLK from the coding sequence ATGAATTTTAAAGTAGGAATAATTGGTGGTGGAAGAATAGGTTATGTACATTCAAATGCTATTAATAAGTTTGTTGACAATGCACAAGTAGTAGCTATTGCAGATGCTTATTTAAGCAAGGAAAATAAAGAAAAGTTTGAAAAATTAGGTATAAAAACTTTCTACACTGACTACAAAGAAATGCTTCAAAATCCAGACATTGATGTTATTTATATCTGTAGCCCAACTGATACACACCATACTTATTCGATTGAAGCTCTAGAAGCAGGAAAACATGTTTTTTGTGAAAAACCAGTAGCTTTTGATTTAGATAAAATTTTAGAAGTAGAAAAAGTAGTTAAAAAGACAAAAAAACATTTTACAGTTGGTCATAACAGAAGATTTGATCACAATTTTTTAGCCTTAAAAGAAGCAATTTTAAACGAAACTGTAGGCAAAATAGTTCAACTCAGAGTCACTTCAAGAGATCCAGGTTTACCTCCTTATGAATACATTAAAAAATCAGGTGGTATTTTTCTAGATATGATGATTCATGATTTGGATATGGTTTTATTTTTAACTAACAAAAAAGTAGAATCTATTTACGCTACAGGTTCAGCATTGATCGATCCAGAAATTAAAAATTTAGACGATATTGACACAGCGGTTGTTGTTTTAAATTTCGAAGATGGTTCTATGGCAACTATAGAAAATTGCAGACAAACAAGTTATGGCTATGACCAAAGAGTTGAAATTCATGGAACAAAAGCTAATATAAAAATTGAAAATGATACAAATTCAACTTTAATTATTTCTTCAGATCAAGGTGTTGCTAAAGAAAAACCACTTTATTTCTTTTTAGAAAGATATCATAATGCTTACATCAAAGAAAATAAAGACTTTTTTGAAGCAATTGCTTCAAAAAAAGAAGTAAAAGTAAGCATTCAAGATGGATATAATGCAGTTTTATTAGCTAAAGCAGCAACTAAATCATTAAAAGAAAAAAGAGTAGTAAAAATAAGCGAGTTTTTAAAATAA
- a CDS encoding 5-deoxy-glucuronate isomerase, with protein sequence MHLKNRHLDYGFHRLVDRKNKQKASFMEIDLDLWKAKENEELTYQVAKNEETAILLLTGNASLELNGKKITLKRSNIFEQRTKLILLKQEQSVAIKTKKDSKFLFITTDNKTLDKNYVYDKSNSREEFFGADKWEQVAKRKVRTFFDYHTNPKSNLVVGEVITYQGKWSSYLPHHHPQPEMYFFQFEKDSAFGLSVAGDEAYIVKNDDVNAVEGGLVHPVSAAPGYPLYYCWIIKHLKNNPWVDRIEAEEHLWLNKKNPKYWKEKNEF encoded by the coding sequence ATGCATTTAAAAAATAGACACTTAGATTATGGTTTTCATAGATTAGTTGATAGAAAAAACAAGCAAAAAGCTAGTTTTATGGAAATAGATCTTGATTTGTGAAAAGCTAAAGAAAATGAAGAATTAACTTATCAAGTAGCTAAAAATGAAGAAACTGCAATTTTACTTTTAACAGGTAATGCTAGTTTAGAACTAAATGGTAAAAAAATTACTTTAAAAAGAAGCAATATTTTTGAACAAAGAACTAAATTAATCCTTTTAAAACAAGAACAAAGTGTAGCAATTAAAACTAAAAAAGATAGTAAATTCTTGTTTATAACAACTGATAATAAAACCCTGGATAAAAACTATGTTTACGATAAATCTAACTCAAGAGAAGAATTTTTTGGCGCAGATAAATGAGAACAAGTAGCTAAAAGAAAAGTAAGAACATTTTTTGATTATCATACTAATCCAAAATCTAATTTAGTAGTTGGTGAAGTAATAACATATCAAGGAAAATGATCTTCATATTTACCACATCACCATCCACAGCCTGAAATGTACTTTTTCCAATTTGAAAAAGATTCTGCCTTTGGTTTATCAGTAGCTGGAGATGAAGCTTATATTGTAAAAAATGATGATGTAAATGCAGTTGAAGGAGGATTAGTTCATCCTGTTTCTGCAGCTCCAGGTTATCCACTTTATTATTGTTGAATTATTAAACATTTAAAAAACAATCCTTGAGTTGACAGAATCGAAGCAGAAGAGCACTTGTGATTAAATAAAAAAAATCCTAAATATTGAAAGGAAAAAAATGAATTTTAA
- the iolC gene encoding 5-dehydro-2-deoxygluconokinase, with product MNKEFDFILIGRITIDFNPTDYYNKLEDSYSFKKYIGGSTANSAIGLARMNNKVGFLGSVSNDQFGNFVLNVFKKEGIDTSHIKKDATHKLGLTFTEMLSEEKSTILMYRDNVADLQLSVEDIDLDYLLKAKTLIISGTALSKSPSREAVLKALFLAKKNGIKVVFDVDYRAYSWANLDEVSLYYQIVAQNADLIIGSREEIELTSKFCFKNEANLDDDDYARYWLKFVELIIIKNGKQGSKLYTRDTKLVAKIVPVKMLKGYGGGDAYASLFLNHYFKKDVSLKEALSLATSAASIMVQSHSSFDLPEHKKILDFKDKALESDPNLVTKEQWDAFKK from the coding sequence ATGAATAAAGAATTTGACTTTATTTTAATAGGTAGAATCACTATCGATTTTAATCCTACCGATTATTACAACAAACTTGAAGATTCTTATTCTTTTAAAAAATACATCGGAGGATCAACTGCAAATTCTGCTATTGGCTTAGCTAGAATGAACAATAAAGTAGGATTTTTAGGATCAGTAAGCAACGATCAATTTGGTAATTTTGTTCTAAATGTCTTTAAAAAAGAAGGAATTGATACTTCACATATAAAAAAAGACGCAACACATAAATTAGGTCTTACTTTTACAGAAATGCTTTCCGAAGAAAAAAGTACTATTTTAATGTACAGAGATAATGTTGCTGATTTACAACTTAGTGTTGAAGATATAGATTTAGACTATCTTTTAAAAGCAAAAACTTTAATTATTTCAGGAACAGCTCTTTCTAAATCACCTTCAAGAGAAGCGGTTTTAAAAGCTTTATTTTTAGCTAAAAAAAATGGAATAAAAGTAGTATTTGATGTAGATTATAGAGCTTATTCTTGAGCTAATTTAGATGAAGTTAGTCTATACTATCAAATAGTTGCTCAAAATGCAGATTTAATCATTGGATCACGTGAAGAAATTGAGTTAACATCAAAATTTTGCTTTAAAAATGAAGCAAATTTAGATGATGATGACTATGCTAGATACTGACTAAAATTTGTTGAACTCATCATAATTAAAAACGGAAAACAAGGTTCCAAACTCTATACTAGAGATACAAAATTAGTGGCAAAAATTGTACCAGTCAAAATGCTAAAAGGATACGGTGGCGGTGACGCTTATGCTTCTTTATTTTTAAACCATTATTTTAAAAAAGATGTAAGTTTGAAAGAAGCACTTTCACTTGCTACTTCAGCTGCTTCAATTATGGTTCAGTCTCATTCTTCTTTTGATCTTCCTGAACATAAAAAAATCCTTGATTTTAAAGACAAAGCACTCGAATCTGATCCTAATTTAGTAACTAAGGAGCAATGAGATGCATTTAAAAAATAG
- a CDS encoding aldehyde dehydrogenase family protein: MNFKRDYIQSFYNNEFHLEENPKILDVFSPHNGKLLAKLEVTSTYTLNKIVAQAKIAQEKWASLTFKKRSEVIYKYRELVIQHKEELANLIHLDNGKTIKEAIAEVEKVIELTEFACSIPQLISGETQMVSRGIVAREEKRPVGVFGIITPFNFPLMVPNWSIPNAIALGNAVILKGSELCPLSTSFMADLWKEAGLPSGIFNLVNGQAEIANAMVSHPDIDGITFVGSTEVAKIVHKHASFHSKRVLALGGAKNHIFVLKDAPIETAATEVLAAAIGMAGQRCMAASVALVVGQNEEFIQTLTKKALGFRLGFNFPPLVSKASVEKLVNYLQWAKDQGAKILVDGTKDFVIPEDKTHGFWFGPTIIDWSENPEKMGSQEVFGPVLELIRTKNLSEAIEIQQKSPYGNAASVFTQSGRAAEEIIAKVKPGMLGVNIGVPVPREPFSFGGTRFSKFGYGDITGKSSINFWTNLIKITTKWNPEDKVDWMS; encoded by the coding sequence ATGAATTTTAAAAGAGATTACATACAATCTTTTTATAACAATGAATTTCATTTAGAAGAAAATCCAAAAATTTTAGACGTATTTTCTCCTCATAATGGAAAATTATTAGCAAAATTAGAAGTAACTTCTACTTATACATTAAATAAAATTGTAGCTCAAGCAAAAATCGCACAAGAAAAATGAGCTTCATTAACTTTTAAAAAAAGATCAGAAGTTATTTATAAATATAGAGAATTAGTAATTCAGCATAAAGAAGAATTAGCTAATTTAATTCATTTAGACAATGGAAAAACTATAAAAGAAGCAATTGCTGAAGTTGAAAAAGTAATTGAACTTACAGAATTTGCTTGTTCTATTCCTCAACTAATTAGTGGCGAAACACAAATGGTAAGTCGTGGAATTGTAGCCAGAGAAGAAAAAAGACCTGTTGGTGTTTTCGGAATTATAACTCCATTTAACTTTCCTTTAATGGTTCCTAACTGATCAATTCCTAATGCAATTGCACTTGGAAATGCTGTAATTTTAAAAGGTTCAGAACTATGCCCTTTATCAACAAGTTTTATGGCTGACTTGTGAAAAGAAGCAGGATTACCAAGCGGAATTTTTAACTTAGTAAATGGTCAAGCAGAAATTGCAAATGCTATGGTTTCACATCCAGATATTGATGGAATTACATTTGTAGGATCTACTGAAGTGGCTAAAATAGTACACAAACATGCTTCATTTCACTCAAAAAGAGTACTTGCCCTTGGTGGAGCAAAAAACCATATTTTTGTTCTAAAAGATGCTCCCATTGAAACAGCAGCTACAGAAGTTTTAGCAGCGGCAATTGGTATGGCTGGTCAAAGATGTATGGCTGCTTCAGTAGCTTTAGTAGTTGGACAAAACGAAGAATTTATTCAAACACTTACTAAAAAAGCACTTGGATTTAGACTTGGATTTAACTTTCCACCTTTAGTTTCTAAAGCATCTGTTGAAAAATTAGTAAATTATCTACAATGAGCTAAAGATCAAGGAGCAAAAATTTTAGTAGATGGGACAAAAGACTTTGTTATTCCTGAAGACAAAACTCATGGATTCTGATTTGGACCAACAATTATTGATTGATCAGAAAATCCAGAAAAAATGGGTTCACAAGAAGTGTTCGGTCCAGTTTTAGAACTAATTAGAACTAAAAATCTTTCAGAAGCTATTGAAATTCAACAAAAATCTCCATATGGAAACGCAGCTTCAGTATTTACTCAATCAGGTAGAGCAGCTGAAGAAATTATTGCAAAAGTAAAACCTGGAATGCTAGGAGTAAACATCGGAGTTCCTGTTCCAAGAGAGCCATTTAGCTTTGGAGGAACAAGATTTTCTAAATTCGGATATGGAGATATTACTGGAAAATCAAGTATTAATTTCTGAACTAACTTAATTAAAATAACTACTAAATGAAATCCAGAAGATAAAGTGGATTGAATGTCATAA
- a CDS encoding ATP-binding protein, with protein MKKGNIINLIKYYSEKNDIAFRKETYIIANEFDKIGDHDLADYIMTSMSEANVFIPMEIEESFEFLKRVKIQPETFLLPSEIQKDIFGIVNSTKHKIGVNKFLFYGSPGTGKTESAKTLAKLLDRDLFIVDFSHIIDNTLNQTIKNIASLFEEINRFPYPEKLVVLLYELDEVSFKRNDSKKLSEMRKVISMILKRLDELNEKIVLIATTNLYKYLDKTLLKSFNFSINFDRYTKADLIKVAESILETYLVKCDNVARNMKLFRKLLTSLETIPNPGDLKNIIKTSLAFSDVNNKYDYFQRLYSALNNKNIDLIALKKEGFSLREIEILTNISKSQVARKLLSYNEHSIKSK; from the coding sequence ATGAAAAAGGGAAATATTATTAATTTAATTAAATATTATTCAGAAAAAAATGACATTGCTTTTAGAAAAGAGACTTATATTATTGCTAATGAATTTGACAAAATTGGTGATCATGATTTAGCAGATTACATTATGACTTCGATGTCAGAAGCAAATGTTTTTATTCCTATGGAAATTGAAGAAAGTTTTGAATTTTTGAAAAGAGTAAAAATTCAACCTGAGACATTTTTATTGCCATCTGAAATTCAAAAAGATATTTTTGGAATTGTAAATTCTACAAAACACAAAATTGGTGTAAATAAATTTTTATTCTATGGTTCTCCTGGAACAGGAAAAACAGAATCTGCAAAAACGTTAGCGAAATTATTGGATAGGGATTTATTTATAGTTGATTTTTCTCACATCATTGATAATACACTAAATCAAACTATTAAAAATATTGCTTCACTGTTTGAAGAAATTAATAGGTTTCCATATCCCGAAAAATTAGTAGTTTTATTGTATGAATTAGATGAAGTTTCTTTTAAAAGAAACGATTCTAAAAAGCTGAGTGAAATGAGAAAAGTTATATCAATGATATTAAAACGTTTAGATGAATTAAATGAAAAAATTGTTTTAATTGCAACTACCAATTTATATAAATATCTTGATAAAACGTTATTAAAAAGCTTTAATTTTTCAATAAATTTTGATAGATATACAAAGGCTGATTTAATAAAAGTCGCTGAAAGCATTTTAGAAACTTACCTAGTAAAATGTGATAATGTAGCTAGAAACATGAAGCTTTTTAGAAAGTTACTAACAAGTTTAGAAACAATTCCTAATCCAGGAGATTTAAAAAACATAATTAAAACTTCTTTGGCATTTAGCGATGTTAACAATAAATATGATTATTTTCAAAGACTTTATTCTGCTTTAAATAATAAAAATATTGATTTAATAGCTTTGAAAAAAGAAGGATTTTCACTTCGTGAAATAGAAATTTTAACAAACATTTCAAAAAGTCAAGTAGCTCGAAAATTATTGTCTTATAACGAGCATTCAATAAAATCGAAATAA
- a CDS encoding ATP-binding protein: MKKENVINLIKYFANKNEAGFRNEAYLISQDFSNKGDYQLAEHILGILAGDNNTFVPQIYNFEFGFLKKIKLSTDNIPLPKSIKDDITGIIRSTKNSSLVNKFLFSGLPGTGKTESAKYIAQALKKDLYLVDFSTIIDSKLGQTTKNISQLFEEINNFSFLDKIVILFDEIDALGLNRTDSQDLREMGRAVSALLKGLDELSQKVLLIATTNLQNYLDKALLRRFDYIVNFDRYTKKELLKIAENILDYYLTMFENTAKNKELFIKILNVYDNIPLPGDLKNIIKISFAFCNINDPYDYLRQLYIKLFKNIPGVPKLKEQGFSKLEISILKNKNLNKIEQENDLEESIE, from the coding sequence ATGAAAAAAGAAAATGTTATTAATTTAATAAAATATTTTGCAAACAAAAATGAAGCAGGTTTTAGAAATGAAGCATATTTAATCTCTCAAGATTTTAGCAATAAAGGAGATTATCAATTGGCTGAACATATTTTGGGAATTTTAGCTGGCGATAATAACACTTTTGTTCCTCAAATATATAATTTTGAATTTGGATTTTTAAAAAAGATAAAACTAAGCACTGATAATATCCCTTTACCTAAAAGTATAAAAGATGATATTACAGGTATTATAAGATCTACAAAAAATAGTTCTCTAGTGAATAAATTTTTATTTAGTGGACTTCCAGGAACAGGCAAAACTGAATCTGCTAAATACATAGCGCAAGCATTAAAAAAAGACTTATATCTTGTTGATTTTTCTACAATAATTGATAGTAAACTCGGACAAACAACCAAAAATATTTCTCAACTTTTTGAAGAAATTAATAACTTTTCTTTTTTGGACAAAATAGTAATTTTATTTGATGAAATTGATGCTTTGGGCTTAAATAGAACTGATTCACAAGACTTAAGAGAAATGGGAAGAGCTGTTTCTGCATTGCTAAAAGGTTTAGATGAGTTAAGTCAAAAAGTTTTATTAATTGCAACAACAAACTTACAAAATTATCTCGATAAGGCTTTGTTAAGACGTTTTGATTACATAGTAAACTTTGATAGATATACTAAAAAAGAACTTTTAAAAATTGCAGAAAATATTTTAGACTATTATTTGACTATGTTTGAAAATACTGCAAAAAATAAAGAATTATTTATAAAAATTTTAAATGTATATGACAATATTCCCTTGCCTGGTGATTTAAAAAATATTATTAAAATATCCTTTGCTTTTTGTAATATAAACGATCCTTATGATTACTTAAGACAACTTTATATAAAACTTTTTAAAAATATTCCTGGTGTGCCAAAATTAAAGGAGCAAGGCTTTAGTAAATTAGAAATTAGTATACTAAAAAACAAAAATCTAAACAAAATAGAACAAGAAAATGATTTGGAGGAAAGTATTGAATAA
- a CDS encoding S8 family peptidase — MPKAGGIPGNPNIPKNKFLDIEHLKKLLEDFKELKKFWIEEIQKNTLKIKPIVSIYYNDVIAKSNRMKYFLDSNPLKNNQTIVGIQFNESDKILKHIISHCIELDVLNKAVKNLENVIKISESKFNKRISYQDIENISQNKKENEELFKDFQISQTLYIRILVDAYYIEKVGVKLKNISENLSDNIIVTLYDIGINISDILKDSNIKNHLFPLNNSVITLNLEQYKLLVAKFPYLIAMESENNLKRDELGYSSKKQEQIITIPEPNNEPVVGVIDTHFVENPDDVYFGKWVEYHNKIDKAIPITSKDREHGTAVSYIIVDGPSANKDLEDGCGKFRVRLFGVSKNDSFNTFSILRTIEEVVLSNLDIKVWNLSLGSNLEINPFSISPIASLLDELQAKYDIIFVVAGTNKKDEGTDAVKIGSPADSINSIVVNSVNRQKQSSDFSRKGPSLSFFVKPDISYYGENITVCTALGAKIVDGTSFAAPWITRKVAFLIHILGLPRELAKALIIDSAIGWQKENDSDLHLKGHGVVPIHIQEIIKSKKDEIKFLINSETLGYQTYNHNIYVPISNKTFPFIAKATLAYFSTTSRLQGIDYTNTELDFKFGKLKMNSNKKIEISSINNNKQDYDGTFNLPERKVRELFRKWDNVKNIIEYLKLENNKIKNKAKKYIDNDAWGISVTKKERLNLEEKNSIKFGIVVTLKEIKGQNRWTEFIQLCDYKKSWTVEELNAETSYDLYNMMQKEVEFDN, encoded by the coding sequence TTGCCCAAAGCAGGTGGTATTCCTGGTAACCCAAATATTCCTAAAAATAAATTTTTAGATATCGAACATTTAAAGAAACTTTTAGAAGATTTTAAAGAACTAAAAAAATTTTGAATAGAAGAAATTCAAAAAAATACTTTAAAAATAAAGCCAATTGTATCTATTTACTACAATGATGTAATCGCAAAATCTAATAGAATGAAATACTTTTTAGACTCTAATCCACTAAAAAACAATCAAACAATTGTTGGAATTCAATTTAATGAATCTGACAAAATACTAAAACACATTATTAGCCATTGTATTGAGCTTGATGTTCTAAATAAAGCTGTTAAAAACTTAGAGAATGTAATAAAAATTTCAGAATCTAAGTTTAATAAAAGAATTTCTTATCAAGATATTGAAAATATTTCTCAAAATAAGAAGGAAAATGAAGAACTTTTTAAAGATTTTCAAATTTCACAAACGCTTTATATTAGGATTTTAGTTGATGCTTATTACATAGAAAAAGTTGGTGTAAAACTAAAGAACATAAGCGAAAATTTAAGTGATAATATCATTGTTACTCTTTATGATATTGGCATTAATATTTCAGATATTTTAAAAGATTCCAATATAAAAAATCATCTATTTCCTTTGAACAACTCTGTGATAACACTAAATCTTGAACAATACAAACTTTTAGTTGCAAAATTTCCTTATTTAATTGCTATGGAAAGTGAAAATAATTTAAAAAGGGATGAATTAGGCTATAGTTCTAAAAAGCAAGAACAAATCATCACTATTCCTGAACCTAATAACGAACCTGTAGTAGGCGTAATTGATACACATTTTGTAGAAAATCCTGATGATGTTTACTTTGGAAAGTGAGTTGAATATCATAATAAAATAGACAAAGCCATTCCTATAACTTCAAAAGACAGAGAGCATGGAACAGCAGTGAGCTACATAATAGTTGATGGACCTAGCGCAAATAAAGATTTAGAAGATGGATGTGGTAAATTTAGAGTTAGACTGTTTGGTGTTTCAAAAAATGATAGTTTTAACACATTTTCTATTTTAAGAACAATTGAAGAAGTTGTTTTATCTAACTTAGATATTAAAGTATGAAATTTATCTTTGGGTTCTAATTTAGAAATAAATCCATTTAGCATATCTCCAATTGCATCTTTACTTGATGAACTTCAAGCAAAATATGACATTATTTTTGTAGTAGCTGGTACCAATAAAAAAGATGAAGGTACTGATGCAGTTAAAATAGGTTCACCTGCAGATTCAATTAATTCTATTGTAGTTAATTCAGTAAACAGACAAAAACAATCTTCTGATTTTTCAAGAAAAGGACCTTCTCTTTCCTTCTTTGTCAAGCCAGATATTAGTTATTATGGAGAAAATATTACAGTTTGTACAGCTCTAGGAGCGAAAATAGTAGATGGTACTTCATTTGCTGCTCCTTGAATAACAAGAAAAGTAGCTTTTTTAATTCATATCTTAGGATTACCAAGGGAATTAGCTAAAGCTTTAATAATTGATTCAGCTATTGGTTGACAAAAAGAAAATGACTCTGATTTACATCTAAAAGGTCATGGCGTGGTACCAATACATATCCAAGAAATTATAAAAAGTAAAAAGGATGAAATTAAATTTTTAATAAATTCTGAAACTTTGGGTTATCAAACTTATAATCATAATATTTATGTTCCTATTTCAAATAAAACTTTTCCTTTTATTGCAAAAGCTACTTTAGCTTATTTTTCAACTACTTCAAGATTGCAGGGTATTGATTATACAAATACTGAATTAGATTTTAAATTTGGAAAATTAAAAATGAATTCCAATAAAAAAATCGAAATTAGTTCTATTAATAACAATAAGCAAGATTATGATGGTACTTTTAACTTGCCAGAACGTAAAGTTAGAGAATTATTTAGAAAATGAGATAATGTTAAAAATATTATTGAGTATTTAAAATTAGAAAATAATAAAATTAAAAATAAAGCAAAAAAATATATCGATAATGATGCTTGAGGAATAAGTGTAACGAAAAAAGAAAGATTAAATCTTGAAGAAAAAAATTCAATAAAATTTGGAATTGTAGTGACTTTAAAAGAAATTAAAGGACAAAATAGATGAACTGAATTTATTCAACTTTGTGACTATAAAAAATCCTGAACAGTTGAAGAGTTAAATGCAGAAACATCATATGATTTATACAATATGATGCAAAAAGAAGTGGAATTTGATAATTAA
- a CDS encoding type III restriction endonuclease subunit M, protein MNKKEELLKDHLKELELISKSSLNENQKELIKLNLEILKNNDKISIDEFEQIWRFLKQRVATGFVFDEAPEINNQSIAILEKDEKLSFSSSKVKDNLQNSLIIGENYDVLKNLIGVERERERGF, encoded by the coding sequence ATGAACAAAAAAGAAGAACTTTTAAAAGATCATTTAAAGGAGTTAGAGTTAATTTCTAAATCATCTTTAAATGAAAATCAAAAAGAATTAATTAAATTAAACTTAGAAATTTTAAAAAATAATGACAAAATTTCCATAGACGAATTTGAACAAATTTGAAGATTTTTAAAACAAAGAGTAGCAACAGGTTTTGTTTTTGATGAAGCCCCAGAAATAAATAATCAAAGCATCGCAATACTTGAAAAAGACGAAAAATTATCTTTTTCTTCTTCAAAAGTGAAGGATAATTTACAAAATTCTTTAATCATTGGAGAAAATTATGATGTTTTAAAGAATCTTATAGGAGTAGAGAGAGAGAGAGAGAGAGGATTCTAA